A genomic window from Leptolyngbya sp. BL0902 includes:
- a CDS encoding DMT family transporter gives MGPNDHLPNDPSLLSAAAANEAMRGLSQDLEALRQKISAQLADDITYLQTRKQRLMADIETLEDDFSQLKAEYQALRASQGQLLSEQQMAQQQVWAKRLAQALATHLQARLTESLLAPGVVTGGDTLTSFTEASERLSALDQSLHSALKAIQQDLQGYQSSLSQQVSRMHSMEQQGEAILEALVTRLSQQLQGQMVQPQRMPSRSPAEGALLPSPRTPELPTPGLWGRPPSPWPQPQRPTSPLPASPRNSPVAPQGSRSGPSPTAGAPPAGAALPSPPRLPQASPTPGHPTPPAAVPSRSQTQAGLILVILSTLALSIHNVLVGLIGFGGQVFGQIPVAAIFPLSLPNSLLLLWLRMVVVVPLMVVVAQRLRPTVGQEIGQVLSQADRRPLMQVVASGSFLFLSQVLIYKAISEIGPGVAVTLLFMYPLITVPLAWALFGDRPTPLRLVVMVAITMGIVFTALPRISSDLSTSLVSPWGVGAALLSSVAFALYLVAMQLSFRRLHPVPVSLMQFSTVFVLTSVILIGGSFVGIQPSQPASAAGLYVGGLMLGFLTLLGYLFNNYGVKLMGAAQASIVAASGPVVTAVLAYVVLPGEKSSLQFIQWMGVVLVTLGVVSLSLERLITLQRAARRSDPA, from the coding sequence ATGGGGCCAAATGATCATCTACCTAACGACCCGTCCCTCCTATCGGCGGCGGCGGCCAATGAGGCTATGCGGGGCCTTAGCCAAGACTTGGAGGCTCTGCGCCAAAAGATCTCCGCTCAGTTGGCCGACGACATCACTTACCTGCAAACCCGAAAGCAGCGGTTGATGGCGGATATTGAGACCTTGGAGGATGATTTTTCCCAGCTCAAGGCGGAGTATCAGGCTTTGCGGGCTAGCCAGGGACAGTTGCTCAGTGAGCAGCAGATGGCCCAGCAGCAGGTGTGGGCCAAACGGCTGGCCCAGGCCCTAGCTACGCACCTCCAGGCTCGCCTCACCGAATCGCTGTTGGCTCCGGGGGTGGTCACTGGGGGAGATACGCTGACCTCCTTCACCGAAGCCAGCGAGCGTCTATCGGCCCTCGACCAAAGCCTCCACAGTGCCCTCAAGGCGATCCAGCAAGACCTGCAAGGCTACCAGAGTAGTTTGTCCCAGCAGGTGAGCCGGATGCACAGCATGGAGCAGCAGGGAGAGGCGATCCTAGAAGCTCTGGTGACGCGCCTCAGCCAGCAACTTCAGGGGCAGATGGTGCAACCCCAGCGGATGCCGAGTCGGAGTCCGGCGGAGGGGGCGCTGCTGCCCAGCCCGCGCACCCCTGAGCTACCTACCCCAGGGCTGTGGGGCCGTCCCCCTAGTCCTTGGCCTCAGCCTCAGCGGCCTACCTCACCTCTGCCCGCATCGCCTAGGAATAGTCCTGTTGCCCCCCAGGGCTCTCGGTCTGGGCCATCCCCCACCGCCGGAGCACCACCTGCGGGGGCGGCTTTGCCCTCGCCCCCTCGTTTGCCCCAGGCTTCGCCCACACCGGGACACCCCACGCCGCCCGCCGCTGTTCCCAGCCGCAGCCAGACTCAGGCTGGACTGATTTTGGTCATCCTGTCTACCCTGGCTTTGTCGATTCACAATGTCTTGGTTGGGCTGATTGGCTTTGGCGGTCAGGTGTTTGGCCAAATTCCGGTGGCGGCTATCTTCCCCCTCAGTCTGCCCAATTCCCTCCTCTTGTTGTGGCTGCGAATGGTAGTGGTGGTGCCGCTGATGGTAGTCGTAGCCCAACGGCTGCGCCCTACCGTTGGCCAAGAAATTGGCCAGGTTCTGTCCCAGGCTGATCGTCGGCCCCTGATGCAGGTGGTGGCTAGCGGGAGCTTTTTGTTCCTCTCCCAGGTGTTGATCTACAAGGCCATCTCCGAGATCGGCCCAGGGGTAGCCGTGACGCTGCTGTTCATGTATCCCCTGATCACGGTACCGCTGGCTTGGGCGCTGTTTGGGGATCGACCCACGCCCCTCCGCTTGGTTGTGATGGTGGCGATCACCATGGGCATTGTGTTCACGGCTCTGCCGCGCATCTCCAGCGACCTCAGCACCAGCCTAGTCTCGCCCTGGGGGGTGGGGGCCGCGCTGCTCTCTAGTGTGGCCTTTGCGCTGTACCTGGTGGCCATGCAGCTCAGTTTTCGACGCCTCCACCCGGTGCCCGTTAGCCTGATGCAGTTTTCCACCGTCTTTGTGCTCACTAGCGTGATTTTGATTGGCGGATCCTTTGTGGGCATTCAGCCTAGCCAGCCTGCCAGCGCGGCGGGCCTATATGTGGGTGGCCTGATGCTTGGGTTCCTCACCCTGCTGGGCTATCTATTTAATAACTATGGCGTCAAGCTGATGGGGGCCGCCCAGGCTTCCATCGTGGCGGCCAGTGGCCCCGTGGTGACGGCGGTGCTGGCCTATGTGGTGCTACCCGGAGAGAAATCGTCCCTGCAATTCATTCAGTGGATGGGGGTGGTACTGGTAACACTGGGGGTCGTGTCCCTTAGCCTCGAAC